The genomic segment GGGCTGACCACCGCCGACGGCGGCTCCTGGCTAATAGGCTGCGAGGCGGTAGGCGTAGTGGCCGAGGCGTTATCCACCGTCGGTTGCGGCGCGGCGTCGCCGCGCTGGAGCATACCGGTACGCCGCAAAATCTCGCGCAGCGCGGGAATATCATCGCTTAATTGGCCGGGACGCAGGTTGGCGCTGCCGGTCAGCTGCGGCCAGGGATGGTTATCGGCGAGAATGGTTTTCAACGCTTGATGCATTTTGGCGTATTGCGGATGTTGCGGCACCAGGCCGCTGATAAAGGCATCCAGCCTGCCGTCGTTCAAAGCATTCTGCCAGCGGTCAATCAACGCGCGCGGCGGCAGCACCAGCGTATAGGGTGCATTGCCGTAAAGCCATCTTTCGCCGTTGGCGCCGACGCCGTTGGTGAATTGCAGGTAGCCCAGCAGAGCGTCGGACAAGATTTTATCCCGCGCCAGACCGGTGATGCGTGGATCCGTGAGCCACTGCGCCCAGGTGGTGAATTGCGGCTGGACGCCCGACAGCGCCAGTTCCGCCAGTTGCTGCTGAAAATGCCGCACCGCGGCCCGGTCCTGCCACATCGGCGCATCCTGGCGAGCGGCGTAAAGGGCCGCTATTTCGCGGGCAAAGTAAGGTTGTACATGAGCAGGGGAAATTTGTCCCGGCAAAGGGGCGCCAACACCCTGGCTTTGCGCGGCCAGCGCGCTAAAGGCGGGGCCGGAGAGCGACGCGATACCTGTAGCGATGCAAAATATTCTGGACTAATTTGCAAACAATTCTGGACTCCCTAAAACCCTAAAAAATAGCTATTTTGGACAGTCCAGAATTGGTTACAAAATTTATAGCTAAGGTAGACGTCAATGTAGTTATCGTATCTGTTAAGTTATGCAGCGAGAGATTTCTGCTCCCGATTTAGCCAAACTTCGTCCTGACAACTCCGGTTCCGTGTTTGACCTGACCACAGGTTAGATTACGGATTTTGACGGCCACACAGATCTATTTTCGCTTCTCCAGCGACTCCCCATTTTCTGCGGAGATACAGCTGATTGGGGAGTCACAGAGCCTGTTTAGAAATTTGTGTATTTGCCTGATTTTGATATGTTCAATCCAACATCAAAAACAGGTTAATTTATGGACGAAAAACAGTTGCAGGCTCTGGCTAACGAACTGGCCAAAAATCTCAAAACCCCTGAAGATCTCGGTCACTTCGATCGGCTGCTGAAAAAAATCAGCGTCGAAGCAGCTTTCAATGCCGAAATGACCCATCACCTCGGCTACGATAAAAATCAGCCTAAACCGGGGACCAACGCCCGCAACGGCTATTCCACAAAAACCGTTACCACTGGCGATGGCCCGCTGGCGCTGCGTACTCCGCGCGATCGTGACGGTTCCTTTGAACCGCAACTGGTGAAGAAGAACCAGACCCGGATTACCGGGATGGATAACCAGATTTTATCGTTGTACGCCAAAGGGATGACCACCCGCGAGATCGCCGCCGCGTTCAAAGAGCTGTATAACGCCGATGCCTCGCCAGCGCTGGTCTCAAAGGTCACCGATGCGGTCATGGAGCAGGTTGTCGAATGGCAAAACCGGCCTCTGGATGCAGTCTATCCCATTGTTTATCTTGACTGTATCGTTCTAAAAGTCCGGCAGGACAGCCGCATCATCAACAAATCTGTGTTCCTGGCGCTGGGCATCAACATCCGAAGGCCAGAAAGAGTTGCTAGGTATGTGGCTGGCCGAAAATGAAGGCGCAAAGTTCTGGCTGAACGTGCTGACAGAGCTGAAAAACCGCGGCCTGAACGATATCCTTATCCCCTGCGTAGACGGGCTGAAAGGCTTCCCTGACGCTATTAACGCGGTGTATCCGGAGACGCGGCTCCAGCTGTGTATCGTGCATATGGTGCGCAACAGCCTGCGGTTCGTCTCCTGGAAGGACTACAAGGCCGTCACCCGCGACCTGAAAGCTATCTATCAGGCCCCTACGGAAGAAGCCGGCTTGCAGGCGCTGGAAGCGTTCTCCAGTGCCTGGGACATCCGCTACCCGCAAATAAGTCGAAGCTGGCAGGCAAACTGGGCCAATCTAGCCACGTTCTTTGCCTACCCAACGGACATCCGCAAGGTGATCTACACGACCAACGCCATCGAGTCGTTAAACAGCGTGATCCGGCATGCCATCAAAAAGCGCAAGGTGTTCCCGACCGACGACGCAGTGAAAAGGGTGGTGTGGCTGGCGATACAGGCGGCCTCACAGAAATGGACAATGCCTTTGAGGGACTGGCGCATGGCAATGAGCCGCTTTATTATCGAGTTCGGTGACCGCCTGGACGGTCACTTCTGAGAAAAGGCATTTACACAGAATCCGGTACGGGCTCCGCGGGTGTATGGCTGAAGCTATTTCAGCACTTTCAAAATAGCGGTCATGAGGCCAACGGCAGCAATCAGCATCCTCCGACACGAACCGTCATCTGTAATCCCAGCTTATCAAACCTGTTAGCAATATCCTTACGGACATCGGCTATCTCTGCGGATAAGTCCTTACGGACATCGTCAAGGTCACGCTTGGTAGCCACACCCGCCACCTCATGAGACTTACGGACGGCAATAGAAATCGCCTTGGCCTGCTCTTTCGGCAACCCGGCTTTTTCCAGTGTCTCAACGAATTCTTGAGTATCAAATGCGACTTGGCCCATGGGGAAGTCCTCCTGTTTATGCCAAGTGTAGCGTATCCACCACATCAACGGAAGGAGTAACACCAATGGCTCCGGCATTTCCAAGCATTTATGGTGCTAACTATTCAACACAAAACGGAAGGTTCTTTCAACGACGAGGCGATATCTGGATACAGATTGAACGATATCTGCCATGTGCCACTGGAACTCTAAATGAACCGCTTGAGGCAACGGCCCTTCGTTGGCTAAACGAACTGGAGAACGGAACGCTCAAGACCAAACGAGCCATCGGAAGTACGGGAGCTACCAAGACCGCTGTATACAAGCTAACCGAAGGTGGCCTCAAAAATAGTTCACCTATGAAGTTTACAAAGTAATTAACTACATCAACGAAAGGAGTTACCTCCATGAACATGAATGACTTCATTGATATGTTGCAGAAAAAGAAGGTCCCGTACTCCATTGACGGAGATAAGATTTTCGTCAATGGAAACCTCAATCTCCATGATGCGAGCATTACCAATTTACCGGACAACCTGAGTGTTAGAGGCTGGCTTGATCTCCGCGGTACAAGCATAACCAGCTTGCCGGACAATTTGAGTGTTGATGGCAGCCTTTACCTCCGCGGTGCAAGCATAACCAGTCTACCGAATGGTCTGAGTGTTGGCGGTGATCTTGGTCTCAGCCGCACAGGCATTACCCGCCTACCGGAAAACTTGAGCGTCGGTGGCAGTATTGACCTCTGCTATACGGGCATTTCTAGCTTGCCGGATAACCTTGAAGTTTATGGGTCAATATATTTACAGCCCAACAGAATAACCAACATTGTCTATCGTGAATTCTGGAAACATGACTATTACACGGTTTTTGCTGCTTGGCTAAATGGCGCGTACTGCGTTGTTGTTAACGAAAAGATTTACACATTGAAAGAGTTTGACGGCGAATCAGTAATAGCAGATGTCGAACAGGCGGCGCGGGAATGCGTGGCTGAATTAGAGCAACGCAGGAAAACCGGGGGTGCGGCATGAAGTCCTTTAACGTGAAACAAGTAGAAAAATTCCGTGATGTGTTCCCTGAGCTGACCACGATAGAACAGCTTGAAACGGCGATGCTCTTCTCTCTTGGCCTCTCCAAAAAAGAGATTGCAGCGGCGCGTGATGTTGCTTACATAACGGTTGAAAAGATGCTTGATGCAATAAAAAGCAAATTTAATCTTTACTTTTTAAATAATCTGCTTTCTGTCTTTCTGGTCCGGCTGGTGTTTTTTGCCTTAACTGGCGGCACAGTAAAAAATAAGAAATAAGGATAACCCACGCGCTAGAAAAATGGCAACAGGCGAACGTTAGCCAGTTCCTACAACGCCACTAATCACTAATCTCGCCCCGGTATCGTGCCGGGGTTCCATTATCGTTTTAACCAACGAGGTATATCTGCATGCAAAATTTAACCATTGCACAAACATTAACCATGTCCAGCCGCGAGATTGCGAAGTTGACCGAAAAGCAGCATAAACACGTGCTGGAGGACTGCCGCAAAATGTTCGAGGCGCTCAATATTCAATCGGCCGACTTTTCGGCTGATTACAAAGACAGCAAAGGACGCGTCTATCAGGAGTTTTTGCTTGACCAGGACTTAACGATGACACTCGTCATGGGGTACAGCATTGAGCTTCGCCATAAAGTTGCCAAGCGCTGGCGTGAACTGGAAGAACAAGCCAAGAAGCCAGCTATTCCGCAAACATACCCCGATGCACTGCGCCTCGCTGCCAAACTTGCAGAGGAAAAACAACATCTGGCATTGGTCAACAAGAAGCAAGAATAAGAGATTCATTGCTTACAAAGCTTATTTCAAACAGGAATGACGCCGGTCAAGTTCTGCAAGCAACTCAACGGCGTGAATATCAACCGTGTCAGCCTGTTTTTGGCCGAACGTAATTTTCTCTACGACGCGCAAAAAGACACGAACAAGTCCTATATATGGCGCGTGAAAGCTCACGCACGTGATAAATATTTCACTGAATCACCATATACCATCAAATCATATAAAGGCGACATGCAATTATATGAAGTCATTCTGTTACAAGACGGTGCTAAATGGCTTTATCGCCACTATCTGAAAGGCGAGCTTCCGATGAAGAAAGACTGGAACGGCGAATTCACCCACGACAAATATCTTCAGGCTGCATAAGGATAAACACCATGACCAAAATCACCGCCTACAAAGGCTTTAACGCCGATATGACTTGCCGTGATTATCAGTTCGAGATCGGGAAAACCTACCAGCACGAGGGCGCGGTAGAAATCTGTAGTTCAGGTTTCCATGCCTGCGAATATCCGCTCGATATCTTCTGCTACTACGAGCCAGCAAACCATCGTTTTGCCGAGGTTGAGGTATCCGGCGATATCGCCCATGAAGCGGTAGGCGGCAAACTCACCAGTAGCACAATTACCATTAAGAAGGAACTGTCCCTCCACCAAATGGTTGGCCGCGCCGTCGAGTGCATAGCGAGTAAAATTGATAAGTCCGCAGAACAGACGATCATTGAAGGCCGCGGGTCAGCCGCTACCAACACTGGCGACTGGTCAGTTGCCACCAACACCGGCTACCAGTCCGTCGCCACCAATGCGGGCGACCAGTCAGCCGCAGGCGTTAGCGGCTTCGGATCGGTTGCCGCGTCTCTCGGCGCGCAGGGTAAGGCCAAAGCCGCTGAGGGCGGCGAAATTGTACTGTGCTATCGCAATAGTGAGGGCAACATTATCCACATCCGCGCCAGCAGGGTGGGTGATAACGGCGTGAAACCGGATACCTGGTATGTGCTTAATGCAAACGGCGAGTTTGAAGAGGCCGATGATTAACCTCTGGTTCAGTTTTGCACTGGAAGCATCTGCACACCAGGAAGGGAACAAGTTGACGAGGATGTACGTCAGCCGCCCCGCAGTTTCGGAATAACATCTTTAAACATTAAACTCAGGATGCCCGCCAACAGGAACCATTGCAGCAGCGTCCATGCACGCAGGAGGTAAGTATTGATGAATAATTTCCGTGGTAAGAAAGTTCACATAGAAATAAGTCACAATCAGGAAGGTGGTTTTTCTCTGCTCGTTTCTGATGACGATGTCGGATGCAGAGTGGCCGGGGCTAAAGTTGGAGGTTGTAAAACCCTGGAACGATTTACCGTAGATACCCAGGAGCTTATCGACGCAATAATGGAGCATGCCCATGTTTAAAACATTCTGGACACTGAAGATTATCAACACGCTGTTCATTATTTCATGCATTGCTTGTCTGGTACTGGCCCTTGCATCGTTCAGCGGTACAGCCGCGCCCTATATGCAAGTCACCGACGGTATATTGGCATTACTGACACTGCTCGGCGTCAGGCTGACGTTTGAATGTATTGCTGTGCAATTTGTACAGGCCGAAACATTACAGAAAATTCTCAGTAAACTGGAGAAGGAGCATGAAACCTAAAATACCCATCGGGGTAAGAGAGCGGGCGAAGCGATTTGAACGCCTGTACCGTGAAGGGCTTATCCACGCGAGACGTATCCGACGAACAGGCTATTTATCAATACGGTTTTCCCTTTGCTGGCGTATGTTATCGAAATATAACGGTCAGAGTTGGAAAACCATGAGTCACGCAACATACAATACACAAATAACAATATAATAACAGGAGCACCCCATGAATTACGCATTCGCGGGTAATGCTGCCCTCATGGGGAGCTATCACCCGGAAGAAACCCTATTGGATAAAATCATAAAATGGCTGAGGAATGGATGCAGGAAACTTATCGATATTCTCCGGCAGGAAGGCAATCCTCTATGAGCTATGCCAATAAATTAATTCAGGCGCTAATCGCCGAATCTCTACGATTACACGACGCGTTGCTATGGGATATCACCATCAAGATATATGAAGCACGGAGGAGAAATGAGCTCATCAAGTAAACTGGCTGACTTCCCGCAAACACTGCGAATCAATCAGGAATGGCGACGCTTCTGCTTAATTCAGGCGCTTGAATATCGTCGATTAGGCATGCGTGAAGCCAAGAAGTAATCACTGCATTATGCACATACCGCAAAGCTAAATATCAGATACTTCATGCCGAACGGTAACGAACCTTTTTGAGGTGAACGATGAGTATAGCAACATTAGTATTGGGCGAATCAGGTAGTGGCAAATCTACCAGTCTGAGAAATCTTGACCCAGAAAAAACAGGGATTATTCAGTGCATCAATAAACCACTGCCATTTAAATCTTCTGGCTGGAAAGTGGGGCTTAACGTCGCAAGGACAAATGACCCAGTCAAGATATTAAATATATTAAGAGCGCACAATAAAGATATCATTGTTATTGATGACTTTCAAAGTGTCCTTGTTGATGAGTTTATGAGACGAGCGACCCAACGGGGTTATGACAAATTTACGCTTTGTTGAATAAATCCGAAATTTGTGACGACTTCCTCCCTATCAGGGCGATTGTTACATGATGCGGA from the Candidatus Sodalis pierantonius str. SOPE genome contains:
- a CDS encoding CCDC90 family protein produces the protein MGQVAFDTQEFVETLEKAGLPKEQAKAISIAVRKSHEVAGVATKRDLDDVRKDLSAEIADVRKDIANRFDKLGLQMTVRVGGC
- a CDS encoding DUF7666 domain-containing protein encodes the protein MTKITAYKGFNADMTCRDYQFEIGKTYQHEGAVEICSSGFHACEYPLDIFCYYEPANHRFAEVEVSGDIAHEAVGGKLTSSTITIKKELSLHQMVGRAVECIASKIDKSAEQTIIEGRGSAATNTGDWSVATNTGYQSVATNAGDQSAAGVSGFGSVAASLGAQGKAKAAEGGEIVLCYRNSEGNIIHIRASRVGDNGVKPDTWYVLNANGEFEEADD
- a CDS encoding ATP-binding protein, which gives rise to MSIATLVLGESGSGKSTSLRNLDPEKTGIIQCINKPLPFKSSGWKVGLNVARTNDPVKILNILRAHNKDIIVIDDFQSVLVDEFMRRATQRGYDKFTLC
- a CDS encoding Rha family transcriptional regulator, whose product is MQNLTIAQTLTMSSREIAKLTEKQHKHVLEDCRKMFEALNIQSADFSADYKDSKGRVYQEFLLDQDLTMTLVMGYSIELRHKVAKRWRELEEQAKKPAIPQTYPDALRLAAKLAEEKQHLALVNKKQE
- a CDS encoding protease FtsH-inhibitory lysogeny factor CIII, with product MNYAFAGNAALMGSYHPEETLLDKIIKWLRNGCRKLIDILRQEGNPL
- a CDS encoding helix-turn-helix transcriptional regulator produces the protein MKQVEKFRDVFPELTTIEQLETAMLFSLGLSKKEIAAARDVAYITVEKMLDAIKSKFNLYFLNNLLSVFLVRLVFFALTGGTVKNKK